In Dermochelys coriacea isolate rDerCor1 chromosome 16, rDerCor1.pri.v4, whole genome shotgun sequence, one genomic interval encodes:
- the BRD3OS gene encoding putative uncharacterized protein BRD3OS, whose translation MTGRVMNGRVSLAEKALSESYARLRYRDTSLLIWQQQQQKLESVPPGTYLSRSRSMWYSQYGNEAILVRDKNQLDVSRDTGQSKFCIIM comes from the coding sequence ATGACAGGCAGAGTAATGAATGGACGGGTGTCACTAGCTGAAAAAGCCTTATCTGAGAGCTATGCCAGGCTTCGTTACAGGGACACCTCGTTGCTcatctggcagcagcagcagcagaagttggAGTCTGTCCCACCTGGTACATACTTGAGTAGAAGCCGGAGTATGTGGTACTCGCAGTATGGTAATGAGGCCATTCTGGTACGGGACAAAAACCAACTGGATGTCTCCAGAGACACTGGGCAATCAAAGTTTTGCATTATTATGTAA